A window of the Lactobacillus amylovorus DSM 20531 genome harbors these coding sequences:
- the hslO gene encoding Hsp33 family molecular chaperone HslO has protein sequence MNDYLVKSIDKTKNLRLLTITAKGVVSEAQKRHDLWSASAAVLGRTLVGSLLLAGAELTDKEELTVRLLGNGPVGPTIVTAKSDLTVKGYVKNPHIALPPKKNGHIDVKKAVGQGWFEVTKDLGLKEPYTGQVPIVSGEIAEDFAYYLTKSEQIPSAVGLSVFVNPNNSIGEAGGFMLQALPGASDALIDQTIKRIDELPALSTSFLDGMTPEDLARKILGTDCKILEKDDVAFSCDCSKKKYAGILETLKSSQLKAMIDEDHGAELTCNFCGNKYHYTEDELKEILAKKKDDKDY, from the coding sequence ATGAATGATTATTTAGTAAAATCAATTGATAAAACTAAGAATTTACGTTTACTAACAATTACTGCTAAAGGTGTGGTAAGCGAAGCCCAAAAGCGTCATGATTTATGGTCAGCATCTGCAGCAGTACTTGGTCGTACTTTAGTAGGTTCATTGCTTTTGGCAGGTGCCGAACTTACTGATAAAGAAGAATTAACTGTTAGATTGTTAGGCAACGGTCCAGTTGGCCCAACAATTGTAACTGCCAAGTCTGATTTAACTGTTAAGGGCTATGTAAAGAACCCACACATTGCTTTGCCACCTAAGAAGAATGGTCACATTGATGTTAAAAAGGCTGTTGGTCAAGGTTGGTTTGAAGTTACTAAGGACCTCGGCTTAAAGGAACCTTACACTGGTCAAGTGCCAATCGTTTCTGGTGAAATTGCCGAAGACTTTGCATACTACCTTACTAAGTCAGAACAAATTCCATCAGCCGTTGGTTTGTCTGTTTTTGTAAATCCAAATAATTCAATTGGTGAAGCCGGCGGATTTATGCTTCAAGCTTTACCAGGTGCAAGTGATGCCTTGATTGATCAAACTATCAAGCGCATCGATGAATTACCAGCTCTTTCAACTTCATTCTTAGACGGAATGACTCCAGAAGATTTGGCCCGCAAGATTTTAGGTACTGACTGCAAGATCCTTGAAAAAGACGACGTTGCATTCAGCTGTGACTGTTCAAAGAAAAAGTACGCTGGAATCCTTGAAACCTTGAAGTCCTCACAATTAAAAGCTATGATCGATGAAGATCACGGTGCTGAACTTACTTGCAACTTCTGTGGCAACAAATATCACTACACTGAAGATGAATTGAAAGAAATTTTAGCCAAGAAAAAAGACGACAAAGATTATTAA
- the ftsH gene encoding ATP-dependent zinc metalloprotease FtsH, producing MKNNRNRLLSNGLFYIVVFLLLLWGINWALGGSNNGGSSENISYSQFVKDLRQGKVKNFSVQPANGVYTVTGSYKNAQTTKNQSNNSFDFFSNNSSRKVSNFSTTMLQNDSTVYNVQNLAQKSNARMTTQGESQSGNWISTIVMLVPTVLFIVMLWMMMNQSGAGRGGSGGIMNFGRSHVKPEDPSKNKVRFSDVAGEEEEKQELVEVVEFLKDPSKYTKLGARIPSGVLLEGPPGTGKTLLARAVAGEANVPFYSISGSDFVEMFVGVGASRVRDLFNNAKKNAPSIIFIDEIDAIGRRRGNGTGGGNDEREQTLNQLLVEMDGFEGDEGVIVIAATNRSDVLDPALLRPGRFDRKVLVGRPDVRGREAILKVHAKNKPLAPDVDLKEVARQTPGFVGADLANVLNEAALVAARRNGTEITASDIDEAEDRVIAGPAKKDRLIAEPERRRVAFHEAGHSICGLVLSDSRTVRKVTIVPRGRAGGYNIMLPKDDQFILTKKQLFEQIVGLMGGRAGEEATIGDKSTGASNDFEQATAIAHSMVVNYGMTDSLGMVELEKEGETNPYGFKPYSEATSAKIDEAVKKILDEAHAKALEIVKENKEKHRIIAEALLKYETLDEKQIMSLYKTGKMPEKYESEYPSESKASTYEEAKAAAEKREVEKAEKKDSYQALADQEKDALETPSEKNHEVEEHNAENPEKNQNTDSTKTDSPAEDDEHKDN from the coding sequence ATGAAGAATAACCGGAATAGGCTACTTTCAAATGGCCTTTTCTATATAGTTGTGTTCCTTCTACTCCTATGGGGAATCAACTGGGCACTCGGCGGTTCTAACAATGGAGGCAGTAGTGAAAATATCAGCTACTCACAATTTGTTAAGGATTTACGCCAAGGCAAAGTTAAAAACTTTAGTGTTCAACCTGCTAATGGTGTCTACACTGTTACAGGTAGTTACAAGAATGCACAAACAACAAAGAATCAATCAAATAATAGTTTTGATTTCTTTAGTAATAACTCAAGTAGAAAAGTGTCTAACTTCTCTACTACCATGTTACAAAATGATTCGACAGTTTATAATGTGCAGAACTTGGCACAAAAGAGTAATGCTCGGATGACTACTCAGGGAGAATCACAATCAGGCAATTGGATTTCAACCATTGTCATGCTTGTGCCAACTGTTTTATTTATCGTCATGCTTTGGATGATGATGAACCAAAGCGGTGCTGGTCGTGGTGGCAGCGGCGGAATTATGAACTTCGGTCGCTCACACGTTAAACCAGAGGATCCTTCTAAGAATAAGGTCCGTTTCTCTGACGTAGCTGGTGAAGAAGAAGAAAAGCAAGAATTAGTCGAAGTTGTTGAATTCTTAAAAGACCCATCGAAATACACTAAATTGGGTGCTAGAATCCCATCTGGTGTTTTACTTGAGGGTCCTCCCGGTACTGGTAAAACTTTGCTTGCTCGTGCCGTAGCTGGTGAAGCTAACGTACCATTTTACTCAATCTCAGGTTCAGACTTCGTTGAAATGTTTGTTGGTGTTGGTGCTAGTCGTGTACGTGACTTGTTCAACAACGCTAAGAAGAATGCACCAAGTATCATCTTTATCGATGAAATTGATGCCATTGGTCGTCGTCGTGGTAACGGCACCGGCGGTGGCAACGATGAACGTGAACAAACTTTGAACCAATTATTGGTTGAAATGGATGGTTTCGAAGGCGACGAAGGCGTAATCGTCATTGCCGCTACTAACCGTTCAGACGTTTTGGACCCAGCCTTGCTTCGTCCTGGTCGTTTCGACCGTAAGGTTTTGGTTGGTCGTCCTGACGTTCGTGGTCGTGAAGCTATTTTGAAGGTACATGCCAAGAACAAGCCGCTTGCTCCAGACGTTGACTTGAAGGAAGTTGCTCGTCAAACACCTGGTTTCGTAGGTGCTGACTTAGCTAATGTTTTGAACGAAGCTGCTTTGGTAGCTGCTCGTAGAAACGGTACCGAAATTACTGCTTCAGATATTGATGAAGCTGAAGACCGTGTAATCGCTGGTCCAGCTAAGAAGGACCGCTTGATTGCAGAACCCGAAAGACGTAGAGTTGCTTTCCACGAAGCTGGACACTCAATCTGTGGTTTGGTCTTAAGCGATTCAAGAACTGTACGTAAAGTAACTATCGTGCCACGTGGTCGTGCTGGTGGTTACAACATCATGCTTCCAAAAGACGATCAATTCATTTTGACTAAGAAACAATTATTTGAACAAATTGTTGGTTTAATGGGTGGTCGTGCTGGTGAAGAAGCAACAATTGGTGATAAATCAACCGGTGCTTCAAACGACTTTGAACAAGCTACAGCAATTGCTCATAGCATGGTTGTTAACTACGGTATGACTGACTCCTTAGGTATGGTTGAGCTTGAAAAAGAAGGCGAAACCAATCCTTACGGATTCAAGCCATACAGTGAAGCAACTTCTGCTAAGATTGATGAAGCTGTCAAGAAGATCTTGGATGAAGCTCATGCTAAGGCCTTAGAAATCGTAAAAGAAAACAAAGAGAAGCACAGAATTATTGCGGAAGCTTTGCTTAAATACGAAACTTTGGACGAAAAGCAAATCATGTCTTTGTACAAGACTGGTAAGATGCCTGAAAAGTACGAAAGCGAATATCCAAGCGAATCAAAGGCTTCAACTTACGAAGAGGCTAAAGCCGCTGCAGAAAAGCGTGAAGTTGAAAAGGCAGAAAAGAAAGATTCATATCAAGCTTTAGCTGATCAAGAAAAGGATGCTTTGGAAACTCCATCAGAAAAGAATCATGAAGTTGAAGAACACAATGCAGAAAATCCTGAAAAGAATCAAAACACTGATTCAACTAAGACAGATTCACCTGCAGAAGACGATGAGCACAAAGATAATTAA
- the tilS gene encoding tRNA lysidine(34) synthetase TilS translates to MKINDFFEDNGIELNNKKFLVAASAGPDSMALLDMLQKMKVQVIAAHFDHQLRSDSKNETKILQEYCKKYDIPLFTAVWAKDEQPAAGIEAAARDARYAFLTQIAKKEKADYLLTAHHGDDLLENILLKFIRSGNPEEMNSLQAVGVMHGVSLLRPLLAYSKQELFEYDQKNGIEFITDSTNNEDETMRNRLRHHVVPLLKKENPALIANALNYSKKMTNLDEFIDQKVDDIGQLTPFLGQAYRIKSEKLTALPENERNIFWQKNIWEKFHRRVNKNLGNFAVIEYQGYFYLTKKAKINMIVPYPIQLNIPFAFQGVTFVLTDQKAKDKAEIGDFWFEEKADFSAGSLIPGAKLLLQDGQRTKAKKKFAEHAVPLSLRPLCLTIYADDEPVFVEVAYQNQNWIENGKQYFLYKC, encoded by the coding sequence ATGAAGATTAATGATTTTTTTGAAGATAACGGCATCGAGCTGAATAATAAAAAATTCTTGGTAGCGGCAAGTGCGGGGCCGGATTCGATGGCCTTACTCGATATGTTGCAGAAGATGAAGGTGCAGGTAATTGCGGCTCATTTTGATCATCAATTGCGCAGCGATAGTAAAAACGAGACTAAAATTTTGCAGGAGTATTGCAAGAAGTACGACATTCCGCTGTTTACGGCAGTGTGGGCAAAAGATGAGCAGCCGGCTGCAGGGATTGAGGCAGCGGCGAGGGATGCACGCTATGCTTTTTTGACTCAAATAGCTAAGAAAGAAAAGGCAGATTATTTGTTAACGGCCCATCATGGTGATGATTTGCTAGAGAATATTTTGCTTAAGTTTATTCGCTCGGGCAATCCCGAAGAAATGAATAGCTTGCAAGCAGTAGGGGTAATGCATGGAGTTTCCCTACTTAGGCCACTTTTGGCTTATAGCAAGCAAGAACTGTTTGAGTATGATCAAAAAAATGGCATTGAGTTTATCACGGATTCGACTAACAACGAGGATGAAACCATGCGCAATCGACTGCGCCACCATGTTGTTCCGCTACTAAAAAAAGAAAATCCTGCTTTAATTGCGAATGCTTTGAACTATAGCAAGAAAATGACTAATTTAGATGAATTTATTGACCAAAAAGTAGACGACATTGGTCAATTGACTCCCTTTTTGGGGCAGGCATATCGCATTAAAAGTGAAAAATTAACTGCTTTACCAGAAAATGAGCGAAATATTTTTTGGCAGAAGAATATCTGGGAAAAATTCCACCGCCGCGTTAATAAAAATTTAGGTAATTTTGCCGTAATTGAGTATCAGGGCTATTTTTATTTGACTAAAAAAGCAAAAATAAATATGATCGTTCCTTATCCGATTCAATTGAATATTCCGTTTGCTTTTCAAGGTGTGACATTTGTTTTAACTGATCAAAAAGCAAAGGATAAGGCAGAAATAGGTGATTTTTGGTTTGAAGAAAAAGCGGATTTTAGTGCAGGGTCACTGATTCCTGGGGCAAAACTTTTGCTTCAAGATGGTCAAAGAACCAAAGCAAAGAAAAAATTTGCGGAACATGCTGTTCCATTATCTTTACGACCACTATGTCTAACTATTTATGCAGATGATGAACCAGTTTTTGTCGAAGTGGCATATCAAAATCAAAATTGGATTGAAAACGGTAAACAGTATTTTTTATATAAATGTTAA
- a CDS encoding S1 RNA-binding domain-containing protein, whose product MERYQAGNRVTGVINNITNLGIFVTLPNKHSGLVHHGDFGNNWPRERRQYKVGQEVRVVVVHIHKGRFNLSITRVNDPKLIDHDNQFSDVKPAEFDQVLNKTAKDAKKEIAELKQVLTEN is encoded by the coding sequence ATGGAAAGATACCAAGCTGGCAATCGAGTAACGGGAGTAATTAACAATATTACTAACTTAGGAATTTTCGTTACTTTGCCAAATAAGCATTCAGGATTAGTTCACCATGGTGATTTTGGCAATAATTGGCCAAGAGAAAGACGGCAATACAAGGTTGGACAAGAAGTCCGCGTAGTTGTCGTTCATATTCATAAGGGCAGATTTAATTTGTCGATTACTCGTGTGAATGATCCGAAGTTAATTGATCATGATAATCAATTTTCAGATGTAAAGCCTGCTGAATTTGATCAAGTTCTAAATAAGACGGCTAAAGATGCCAAAAAAGAAATTGCCGAGTTAAAGCAAGTGTTAACTGAAAATTAG
- a CDS encoding septum formation initiator family protein has protein sequence MNHGPRIYNSMSPEEQRARLKRKQAKREKEVHRVRLNRIIAVFAIIFVVLGVQIAIKISQTGRINNQVEAEKQTLAQVKAKDRELTTKRQDLKDPNYVAKLIRYKFYYSKNNEKIYNVHEGNDN, from the coding sequence ATGAATCATGGTCCACGTATTTATAATTCGATGAGTCCAGAAGAGCAAAGGGCGCGTTTAAAACGTAAACAGGCTAAAAGAGAAAAAGAAGTGCATCGTGTAAGATTGAACAGAATAATTGCTGTTTTTGCAATTATCTTTGTTGTATTAGGCGTACAAATTGCAATTAAGATTTCTCAAACTGGACGAATAAATAACCAAGTTGAAGCTGAAAAACAAACTTTAGCTCAAGTGAAAGCTAAAGATCGTGAGTTGACAACGAAAAGACAGGATCTAAAGGATCCAAATTATGTTGCAAAGCTAATTCGTTATAAGTTCTATTACTCTAAAAATAATGAGAAGATTTATAACGTCCACGAAGGAAACGATAATTAA
- a CDS encoding RNA-binding S4 domain-containing protein, protein MRIDKFLKVSRLVKRRTVAKEMADQGRIKVNGRVVKSSYDVKIDDIIEIGYGARVIKAKVLNIRETTKKAEASELYELVD, encoded by the coding sequence ATGAGAATTGATAAATTTTTGAAAGTTTCAAGATTAGTTAAAAGAAGAACTGTAGCTAAGGAAATGGCAGACCAAGGCAGAATCAAGGTTAATGGTCGTGTCGTTAAGTCAAGTTATGATGTTAAAATTGATGACATTATTGAAATTGGCTACGGTGCTAGAGTTATTAAAGCCAAAGTTTTGAATATTCGTGAGACCACTAAAAAGGCTGAAGCAAGCGAACTTTACGAATTAGTTGATTAA